ACCTCGGGCACGACCGGCAAGCCGAAGGGCGTGCTGGCCTCGCACCGGGCGATCGTCTTGCATTCGATCGTCAATGGCCTGGCCGATACCCAGGGCGTTTGCGAGCGCGACGTGGTACAGGCCGTGGTGCCGATGTTTCACGCCAATGCCTGGGGCTTGCCGTTTGCCTGCATGATGGTCGGCGCCAAGCAAGTCTTTCCCGGCCCGCATCTCGATCCGCGCAGCCTGCTCGAGCAGATCGAGGCCGAACGCGTGACGCTCACCGCCGGCGTTCCCACGATCTGGCTGGGCATCTTGCAAATTCTCGACGAAAACCCCCAGGCCTTCGACCTGAAATCCTTGCGGGCGATGGTCGTCGGCGGCTCGGCCGCGCCGCCGTCGATGATTCAAGGATTCCAGGACCGGCACAATCTGAACATCGTTCACGCCTGGGGCATGACCGAATTGTGCCCGATGGGCACGATCGCCAACGTGCCGGCCCGGCTGGAAGAGAAGAGTGCGAAGGAGAAACTCGCCTTCCGCGCCAAGCAAGGCCGCCCGGTGCCGCTCGTCGAAGTGCGCGGCCGCAACGAAAACGGCCTCATCCCGCGCGACGGGCAAACGATGGGCGAACTGGAAGTGCGCGGGCCGTGGATCGCCAGCAGCTACTTCGAATGCCCTGAAGGGGCCGCCTCGTTCACCGACGACGGTTGGTTTCGCACCGGCGATATCGTGGCCATCTCGCCCGACGGCAGTATTCAGTTGCAGGATCGCGCCAAGGACGTGATCAAGTCGGGCGGGGAGTGGATCAGTTCGGTCGCGCTCGAAAACGCCCTGATGGGACATCCGGCCGTGGCCGAGGCGGCCGTCGTGCCGGTCGAACATCCGAAGTGGGCCGAGCGGCCGCTGGCGGTCGTGGTGCTCAAACCAAACAAGCAAGCCACGCCGGCCGAGTTGATCGAGTTTCTCGCGCCCAGCTTTGCCAAATGGTGGTTGCCCGAAGGTGTCGAGTTCGTGGCCGAAATTCCTCGCACGTCGGCGGGCAAATTCCTCAAGTCGGCCCTGCGCGAGCAGTTCCGCG
Above is a window of Pirellulales bacterium DNA encoding:
- a CDS encoding long-chain fatty acid--CoA ligase, with translation MLNGLIMDYELTIPVMLRRAEQMYYDRQVTTRLPNKSRHAYTYADMIDRTKRLSLALKRLGVENGDRVATFSWNHYQHLEAYFGIPSAGGVLHTLNLRLHPNDLTYIAGHAGDKIALVDDVLWPLFEKFKDQVPFKHVVVIPTACGQTPPGTLNYEELLAAEDPARFDYPDLDERQAACMCYTSGTTGKPKGVLASHRAIVLHSIVNGLADTQGVCERDVVQAVVPMFHANAWGLPFACMMVGAKQVFPGPHLDPRSLLEQIEAERVTLTAGVPTIWLGILQILDENPQAFDLKSLRAMVVGGSAAPPSMIQGFQDRHNLNIVHAWGMTELCPMGTIANVPARLEEKSAKEKLAFRAKQGRPVPLVEVRGRNENGLIPRDGQTMGELEVRGPWIASSYFECPEGAASFTDDGWFRTGDIVAISPDGSIQLQDRAKDVIKSGGEWISSVALENALMGHPAVAEAAVVPVEHPKWAERPLAVVVLKPNKQATPAELIEFLAPSFAKWWLPEGVEFVAEIPRTSAGKFLKSALREQFRDYYKTNGNADKAVGKQQATA